From Paraburkholderia flava, a single genomic window includes:
- a CDS encoding SGNH/GDSL hydrolase family protein, with amino-acid sequence MTFRRLTASCGAVLLSLAAHFAVAADAPPHWVISWATALQPIPQQTDLPPLYRAPDVAGRTVRQVVYPTLSGTVARLHVSNEYGRAPLVIDGMRIARSTSGAAARPGTDVRVTFAGRASVTVPVGAEIDSDPVRMDIKGGAPYAISSYMGGEQRMVAWHRVSNQVNYVSTPGDRTGDAGGDAFRERFTQYAWVTGLAVEAPAAGAIAAIGDSITDGMRSSLNQNRRWPDALARRLAASGDRPMAVVNLGISGNRLLSDSRCYGDALVRRFDRDVLQKPGVQTVVLLIGINDINFAAMPSRAGLDCDAPHTVVTANDLINGYRDVISAAHHRGLRIFGATLTPASLPAQREAIRQAVNKWIRTSHTFDGVIDFSEALQDPAAPEHLRRSYDSGDHIHPSDAGYAAMAAAIPLAEVAGERAK; translated from the coding sequence ATGACTTTTCGCCGTCTGACCGCCTCGTGCGGTGCTGTTCTGCTGTCCCTTGCTGCGCATTTCGCAGTTGCCGCCGATGCGCCACCGCACTGGGTAATTTCCTGGGCGACGGCGTTGCAGCCCATTCCGCAGCAGACGGATCTGCCGCCTCTGTATCGCGCACCGGACGTGGCGGGGCGGACTGTTCGGCAGGTGGTCTATCCGACCTTGTCTGGAACGGTCGCCCGTCTACACGTCAGCAATGAGTATGGGCGCGCGCCGCTCGTGATCGACGGGATGCGGATTGCGCGTTCGACGTCGGGCGCGGCGGCGCGACCCGGCACGGATGTGCGCGTGACTTTCGCCGGCAGGGCGTCGGTCACGGTTCCGGTGGGCGCTGAGATCGACAGCGATCCTGTGCGGATGGATATCAAGGGCGGCGCACCGTATGCGATCAGCAGCTATATGGGCGGTGAGCAGCGGATGGTCGCGTGGCACCGTGTTTCGAATCAGGTGAATTATGTGTCGACGCCCGGCGATCGCACCGGCGATGCTGGTGGAGACGCGTTTCGCGAGCGCTTCACCCAGTACGCGTGGGTCACCGGGTTGGCCGTAGAGGCGCCGGCCGCCGGGGCGATCGCGGCGATCGGGGATTCGATCACCGACGGTATGCGCTCGAGCCTCAACCAGAATCGCCGCTGGCCAGATGCGTTGGCTCGTCGGCTGGCGGCCTCGGGCGATCGGCCGATGGCCGTCGTCAATCTGGGCATCAGCGGCAACCGCTTGCTGAGCGACTCGCGGTGCTACGGAGACGCACTGGTGCGCCGGTTCGATCGCGACGTGCTGCAGAAGCCGGGCGTGCAGACGGTCGTTCTGCTGATCGGCATCAACGATATCAATTTCGCAGCGATGCCGTCACGCGCGGGGCTGGATTGCGATGCGCCGCACACGGTGGTGACCGCGAACGATTTGATCAACGGTTATCGGGACGTGATTTCAGCGGCGCATCACCGCGGACTCAGGATTTTCGGTGCGACGCTGACGCCGGCTTCCCTGCCGGCGCAGCGGGAGGCGATCCGGCAGGCGGTGAATAAGTGGATCCGGACGAGTCACACATTCGACGGGGTGATCGATTTTTCAGAGGCGTTGCAGGATCCCGCTGCGCCGGAGCACCTGCGGCGCTCGTATGACAGCGGCGATCATATCCATCCCAGCGATGCCGGCTATGCGGCGATGGCAGCGGCGATTCCGTTGGCAGAGGTGGCTGGCGAGCGGGCGAAGTAA